From Aerosticca soli, a single genomic window includes:
- a CDS encoding arsenate reductase ArsC, with protein MTTDKTYNALFICTGNSARSILAEGILNELGQGRFRAYSAGSHPKGEVHPLALATLERLHMPTAGYRSKNWDEFAAPGAPELDFIFTVCDNAAGEVCPVWPGRPMSAHWGVPDPAAVEGTDEQKRKAFTDAALTLRRRIELFLSLPIQRLDAMSLQHELRSIGTK; from the coding sequence ATGACCACCGACAAGACCTACAACGCCCTGTTCATCTGCACGGGTAACTCGGCCCGCTCCATCCTGGCCGAAGGCATCCTCAATGAATTGGGCCAGGGGCGCTTTCGCGCCTACTCGGCGGGCAGCCACCCCAAGGGCGAAGTCCACCCACTGGCGCTCGCCACGCTGGAGCGGCTGCACATGCCGACCGCCGGCTACCGCAGCAAGAACTGGGACGAGTTCGCGGCGCCCGGTGCGCCGGAGCTGGATTTCATCTTCACGGTCTGCGACAACGCCGCCGGCGAGGTCTGCCCCGTGTGGCCGGGGCGCCCGATGTCGGCGCATTGGGGTGTGCCTGATCCTGCAGCCGTTGAAGGCACCGACGAGCAGAAGCGCAAGGCGTTCACGGATGCGGCGCTGACGCTGCGCCGACGCATCGAATTGTTCCTGTCGCTGCCGATTCAGCGCCTGGATGCCATGTCGCTGCAGCACGAGCTGCGCAGCATTGGTACGAAGTGA
- the arsB gene encoding ACR3 family arsenite efflux transporter, translating into MSVFERYLSVWVLLCIVAGIALGQFAPGVFQAIGRTEVAQVNLPVGLLIWVMIIPMLLKVDFGALGQVKQHWRGIGVTLFINWAVKPFSMALLAWIFIRQVFAQWLPADQLDSYVAGLILLAAAPCTAMVFVWSRLTGGDPVFTLSQVALNDTIMVFAFAPIVGLLLGLSSITVPWATLLVSVGLYIVIPVILAQFWRRALLSKGQAAFDRALERIGPLSIAALLLTLVLLFAFQGEAIIRQPLVIAMLAVPILIQVFFNSGLAYWLNRKAGEQHSIACPSALIGASNFFELAVAAAISLFGFQSGAALATVVGVLIEVPVMLLVVRIVNQSKGWYECGPNPARG; encoded by the coding sequence ATGAGCGTCTTCGAGCGCTACCTGAGCGTGTGGGTGCTGCTGTGCATCGTCGCCGGTATCGCGCTCGGCCAGTTCGCGCCGGGCGTGTTCCAGGCCATCGGCCGCACGGAAGTGGCTCAGGTCAACCTGCCCGTGGGCCTGCTGATCTGGGTGATGATCATTCCCATGCTGCTCAAGGTGGACTTCGGCGCTCTCGGCCAGGTCAAGCAGCACTGGCGCGGCATCGGCGTGACGCTGTTCATCAACTGGGCCGTCAAACCATTCTCGATGGCGTTGCTGGCGTGGATCTTCATCCGCCAGGTCTTCGCGCAGTGGCTCCCCGCCGACCAGCTCGACAGCTATGTCGCGGGCCTGATCTTGCTGGCCGCCGCACCTTGCACAGCCATGGTGTTCGTCTGGAGCCGGCTGACCGGGGGCGATCCTGTGTTCACGCTGTCGCAGGTCGCGCTGAACGACACCATCATGGTGTTCGCCTTCGCGCCCATCGTCGGCCTGCTGCTGGGCCTATCGTCCATCACGGTGCCGTGGGCCACGCTGCTGGTATCGGTCGGCCTGTACATCGTGATTCCCGTCATCCTGGCCCAGTTCTGGCGCCGCGCCCTGCTGAGCAAGGGCCAAGCCGCCTTCGACCGGGCGCTGGAGCGCATCGGGCCGCTGTCCATCGCGGCGCTGCTGCTCACGCTGGTGCTGCTGTTCGCCTTCCAGGGCGAGGCCATCATCCGCCAGCCACTGGTCATCGCCATGCTGGCCGTTCCGATCCTGATCCAGGTGTTCTTCAACTCCGGCCTGGCCTACTGGCTCAACCGCAAGGCGGGCGAGCAGCACAGCATCGCTTGTCCTTCGGCGCTGATCGGCGCCAGCAACTTCTTCGAGCTTGCCGTAGCCGCCGCCATCAGCCTGTTCGGCTTCCAGTCCGGCGCCGCGCTGGCCACCGTGGTCGGCGTGCTGATCGAGGTGCCAGTCATGCTACTGGTCGTTCGGATCGTCAACCAAAGCAAGGGCTGGTATGAGTGCGGCCCGAACCCTGCCCGCGGATAA
- the arsC gene encoding arsenate reductase (glutaredoxin) (This arsenate reductase requires both glutathione and glutaredoxin to convert arsenate to arsenite, after which the efflux transporter formed by ArsA and ArsB can extrude the arsenite from the cell, providing resistance.) — MSNITIYHNPTCGTSRNVLALIRNSGEEPNVIEYLKTPPDRETLQRLITDMGAPMRAVLREKGTPYAELGLDDPKWGDEQLIGFMLQHPILINRPIVVTPLGTRLCRPSEAVLDILPQPQRGAFRKEDGEAVVDAEGRRV, encoded by the coding sequence ATGAGCAACATCACCATTTACCACAACCCCACCTGCGGCACGTCGCGCAACGTGCTGGCTCTGATCCGCAACAGCGGCGAAGAGCCGAACGTTATCGAATACCTGAAGACACCGCCTGACCGCGAAACGCTGCAACGCCTGATCACGGACATGGGCGCGCCAATGCGCGCCGTGCTGCGTGAGAAGGGTACGCCCTATGCGGAATTGGGCCTCGATGACCCGAAGTGGGGTGACGAGCAGTTGATTGGCTTCATGCTCCAGCACCCCATCCTCATCAACCGGCCCATCGTGGTGACCCCGCTGGGCACGCGCCTGTGCCGGCCCTCAGAGGCCGTGCTGGACATCCTGCCGCAGCCGCAGCGCGGCGCGTTCCGCAAGGAAGACGGCGAAGCCGTGGTGGATGCGGAGGGTCGCAGGGTCTGA
- a CDS encoding PadR family transcriptional regulator, translating to MKEKPTPRAMEHHDLLSGLIRLHVLHHAAEQEIYGQWMIDELAHHGYRLSPGTLYPMLHKMERDGYLVSRQEREGRTVRKLYTITPKGKEGLALAKDRIREFTGEAMHK from the coding sequence ATGAAAGAGAAACCTACTCCACGTGCCATGGAGCACCACGACCTGCTGTCGGGGCTGATCCGCCTGCATGTGCTGCACCACGCAGCCGAGCAGGAGATCTACGGGCAATGGATGATCGACGAGCTGGCCCACCACGGCTACCGCCTCTCCCCCGGAACGCTGTACCCGATGCTGCACAAGATGGAGCGCGACGGCTACCTCGTCTCCCGCCAGGAGCGTGAAGGGCGCACCGTGCGCAAGCTCTACACGATCACGCCCAAGGGCAAGGAAGGCTTGGCGCTGGCCAAGGACCGCATCCGGGAGTTCACCGGGGAGGCGATGCACAAATGA
- the chrA gene encoding chromate efflux transporter → MTDSTNTLQHEAAAARGSPVEVFGAFLKLGLTSFGGPIAHLGYFRSEFVERRRWLDDRSYSDLVALCQFLPGPASSQVGMALGLGRAGWLGLLAAWAGFTLPSAIALILFAFGIAEYQGLAQSGWVHGLKVVAVAIVAQAVWGMAKSLCPDRPRAALAILAALLTMVLPSAAGQLAAIAVAGLLGWWTLKIAQPGGGHAHSYPVSRKLGIVALLLFAAPLVGLPLWAAATDSSTIALLEGVYRSGALVFGGGHVVLPLLQASVVPSGVVSNADFLAGYGAAQAVPGPLFTFSAYLGAVAHGPLHGWIGGLALLGTIFLPAFFRFFSQLSGERRTADGSDLLFLRQQTGAGRGRAGLYVPSGRLDGIPSWQVAL, encoded by the coding sequence ATGACAGATTCCACCAACACCTTGCAGCATGAGGCCGCTGCCGCGCGCGGCTCACCCGTCGAAGTCTTCGGCGCCTTCCTCAAGCTGGGGCTGACCTCCTTCGGCGGGCCGATCGCGCATCTGGGCTATTTCCGCTCGGAGTTCGTCGAGCGTCGCCGCTGGCTGGATGACCGCAGCTACTCCGATCTGGTCGCCCTGTGCCAGTTCCTGCCGGGGCCGGCCAGCAGCCAGGTCGGTATGGCGCTGGGGTTGGGCCGCGCGGGCTGGCTGGGGCTGCTGGCGGCCTGGGCCGGATTCACCTTGCCATCGGCGATTGCGCTGATCCTGTTCGCCTTTGGCATCGCCGAGTACCAGGGGCTGGCCCAGTCCGGCTGGGTGCACGGGCTCAAGGTCGTCGCCGTGGCCATCGTGGCGCAAGCGGTCTGGGGGATGGCCAAGTCGTTGTGCCCGGACCGGCCGCGCGCCGCGCTGGCCATTCTGGCGGCGCTGCTGACCATGGTCCTGCCCTCGGCCGCGGGACAGCTTGCCGCCATCGCGGTGGCAGGGCTGCTGGGCTGGTGGACATTGAAGATCGCGCAACCCGGCGGCGGCCACGCCCACAGCTACCCCGTCTCGCGCAAGCTGGGCATCGTGGCGCTGCTGCTGTTTGCCGCACCGCTCGTCGGGCTGCCCCTGTGGGCGGCAGCCACGGACTCGTCCACCATAGCCCTGCTGGAAGGGGTGTACCGCTCCGGTGCACTGGTCTTCGGCGGTGGACACGTTGTGCTGCCGCTGCTGCAGGCCTCGGTGGTGCCCAGCGGCGTCGTGAGCAATGCCGACTTCCTGGCCGGCTACGGTGCGGCGCAGGCCGTGCCGGGGCCGCTGTTCACTTTCTCGGCCTACCTCGGCGCGGTCGCCCACGGACCGCTGCATGGCTGGATCGGCGGGCTGGCACTCCTGGGCACGATCTTCCTCCCCGCTTTTTTCAGGTTCTTCTCCCAACTGAGTGGAGAGAGGCGCACGGCCGACGGGTCAGACTTGCTGTTCTTGAGGCAACAAACTGGGGCCGGCCGTGGCCGAGCAGGATTGTATGTCCCGTCTGGGCGGCTGGACGGG